A stretch of Vigna angularis cultivar LongXiaoDou No.4 chromosome 4, ASM1680809v1, whole genome shotgun sequence DNA encodes these proteins:
- the LOC108330837 gene encoding uncharacterized protein LOC108330837 → MLCGMASLGTPAHVSSNRPLQCSAWKAKRVRCAVSSPRWREGRRTVSFSLLLSHLLLIPHRAAVQASPFDNYVKRKKLDPLEAYVPAVILTEFQIKDLEKTLEGEEPQYDFCRSLLRSGPAASLRVNIRAVAQYASDSGNGKTASNDVDECLRSLEELDSLLLHATRKDPEASVKSMKAKINSALNALDSLLKTVPSDVLSKGKVIADSYREPEGEETGSLDPELKQLQSIL, encoded by the exons ATGTTGTGTGGCATGGCGTCACTTGGCACCCCTGCGCATGTTAGCAGCAACAGGCCATTGCAGTGTTCCGCTTGGAAGGCGAAGCGAGTGAGGTGCGCAGTGTCGTCCCCAAGGTGGCGTGAGGGGCGGCGCACGGTTTCGTTCTCTCTGCTTCTCTCCCACCTCCTTCTCATTCCTCACC GTGCTGCTGTTCAGGCAAGTCCTTTCGATAATTATGTTAAGAG AAAAAAACTTGATCCTCTGGAGGCTTATGTACCAGCTGTCATACTTACGGAGTTTCAGATCAAGGACTTAG AAAAAACATTAGAGGGTGAGGAACCCCAATATGACTTCTGTCGGTCTCTACTTCGTTCCGGGCCCGCAGCATCACTTCGTGTAAATATAAGAGCA GTGGCACAGTATGCATCTGACAGTGGCAATGGTAAAACTGCTTCCAATGATGTTGATGAATGTCTGAG GTCACTAGAAGAACTTGATTCCCTGCTTCTTCATGCAACAAGAAAGGATCCTGAAGCCTCGGTTAAATCAATGAAAGCAAAAATCAATTCCGCCCTTAACGCTCTAGACAG CCTCTTAAAAACTGTGCCTTCAGATGTGCTAAGTAAGGGAAAGGTTATAGCTGATTCATACAGAGAACCGGAAGGCGAGGAAACAGGTAGTTTGGACCCTGAATTAAAGCAACTACAATCAATACTATGA
- the LOC108332110 gene encoding F-box/LRR-repeat protein 15 isoform X1 → MERFSSYRRRSDGEGSSASAEDNRRKRARVYFDFDGAHSAIAGSSNVGKSSASAEYGDYNDIQGSSVQSNDDALRLMSSGEGSNFDEGDDSDIANVDDLVNKMDLTDDLLHMVFSFLDHSNLCKAARVCNQWRIASAHEDFWKSLNFEDRNISVEQFEDICRRYPKIATIRLSGPPSYQLVMKAVSSLRNLEALTLGRGNIMDNFFHALADCSMLRRLSINDAVLGSGIQEISVNHDRLCHLQLTKCRVMRIAVRCPQLETMSLKRSNMAQTVLNCPLLQELDIGSCHKLPDSAIRSAVTSCPQLVSLDVSNCSCVSDETLREIAQNCAHLSFLDASYCPNVSLETVRLPMLTVLKLHSCEGITSASMAAIAYSSMLEVLELDNCSLLTSVSLDLPRLQNIRLVHCRKFADLNLMTLMLSSILVSNCPVLHRINITSNSLQKLTIPKQDSLTTLALQCQSLQEVDLSECESLNNSVCNVFNDGGGCPVLKSLILDNCESLTSVQFISTSLICLSLGGCRAITNLDLTCPNLEKLVLDGCDHLERASFCPVGLSSLNLGICPKLSTLSIEAPYMVSLELKGCGVLSEAFINCPLLTSLDASFCSQLTDDCLSATTVSCPLIESLILMSCPSIGSDGLRSLFCLPNLTVLDLSYTFLVNLQPVFDSCLQLKVLKLQACKYLTETSLEPLYKGGALPALQELDLSYGTFSQSAIDELLACCTNLTHVSLNGCLNMHDLNWGCSCGQSKNLPAGNTLSRASSNENVPELSEQSPRLLQNLNCVGCPNIRKVVIPLRANCCHLLILNLSLSANLKEVDVTCLNLCFLNLSNCSSLEILKLECPRLTSLFLQSCNVDEEAVEAAISKCNILETLDVRFCPKISSMSMGRLRTICSSLKRIFSSSSTLLP, encoded by the exons ATGGAGAGGTTTTCGTCTTACAGGCGTCGTTCTGACGGAGAGGGCAGTTCCGCTTCAGCCGAGGACAATCGCCGGAAGCGCGCCAGAGTTTATTTTGATTTCGA tggCGCTCATTCTGCGATTGCGGGTTCTTCGAATGTTGGGAAATCCAGTGCATCTGCCGAATATGGGGATTATAATGATATTCAGGGATCGTCTGTTCAATCCAATGATGATGCTTTGCGGTTGATGTCTTCTGGTGAGGGGAGTAACTTTGATGAAGGAGATGACAGTGACATCGCAAATGTAGATGATCTAGTAAACAAGATGGATCTTACGGATGATTTGTTGCACATG GTTTTCTCCTTTTTGGATCACTCCAACCTCTGCAAAGCTGCCAGGGTTTGTAATCAGTGGAGAATTGCTAGTGCTCACGAAGACTTCtggaagagtttgaattttgaagATCGTAACATATCTGTTGAGCAAT TCGAGGACATCTGTAGGCGTTATCCTAAAATCGCAACAATCCGCTTGTCCGGTCCTCCCTCTTACCAGCTTGTCATGAAGGCCGTCTCTTCGTTAAG AAATCTTGAGGCTTTAACGTTGGGAAGAGGAAATATAATGGATAATTTTTTCCATGCTTTGGCTGATTGTTCTATGTTGAGGAGACTGAGCATCAATGATGCTGTACTTGGCAGTGGTATTCAGGAAATATCAGTTAATCACGACAGACTGTGTCATCTTCAGTTGACTAAGTGCCGTGTGATGCGTATAGCTGTCAG GTGCCCACAACTCGAAACCATGTCCTTGAAGCGCAGTAACATGGCTCAGACTGTACTCAACTGCCCCCTTTTGCAAGAGCTTGATATAGGGTCTTGCCACAAACTTCCTGATTCTGCTATTCGATCAGCTGTGACATCATGCCCGCAATTAGTTTCTTTGGACGTGTCTAATTGTTCATGTGTTAGTGATGAAACATTAAGGGAGATAGCCCAGAATTGTGCCCACCTTAGTTTTCTTGATGCATCATACTGTCCAAATGTATCCCTAGAG ACTGTTCGACTGCCAATGTTAACAGTTCTGAAGCTACACAGTTGTGAGGGCATCACTTCAGCTTCAATGGCTGCAATAGCTTATAGTTCCATGTTGGAG GTTTTGGAGCTTGACAATTGTAGCCTATTGACATCAGTGTCTTTAGATCTTCCTCGCTTGCAGAACATTAGATTGGTTCATTGTCGCAA ATTTGCCGATTTGAATTTGATGACCCTAATGCTGTCTTCTATTTTGGTGTCCAATTGTCCTGTGCTCCATCGTATAAACATCACATCAAATTCACTTCAA AAATTAACTATACCGAAGCAGGACAGCTTAACCACATTGGCTTTGCAATGCCAATCTTTGCAAGAAGTTGATCTCTCTGAATGTGAATCTTTGAATAACTCTGTATGCAATGTTTTTAATGATGGTGGGGGCTGTCCAGTGTTGAAATCATTAATTCTCGATAACTGTGAg AGTTTGACATCGGTTCAATTCATCAGTACCTCTTTAATCTGTCTTTCACTTGGTGGTTGCCGAGCAATAACTAATCTTGATCTCACATGCCCTAATCTAGAGAAACTTGTATTGGATGGCTGTGATCATTTGGAAAGAGCGTCATTTTGTCCT GTtggtctttcatctctcaatttAGGAATATGTCCAAAATTGAGTACACTCAGCATTGAAGCACCTTATATGGTTTCACTTGAGTTGAAAGGATGTGGTGTACTATCTGAAGCATTCATTAATTGTCCACTCTTAACATCTCTCGATGCTTCCTTTTGCAG CCAACTAACTGATGACTGCTTGTCTGCTACAACTGTCTCATGCCCACTGATTGAGTCATTGATACTGATGTCATGCCCATCAATTGGTTCAGACGGTCTTCGATCTTTATTTTGTCTTCCAAATTTGACTGTTCTTGACTTATCATACACTTTCTTGGTGAACTTGCAACCTGTTTTTGATTCTTGTTTACAGCTAAAG GTGTTAAAGCTGCAAGCATGCAAATATCTCACTGAAACATCACTTGAACCACTTTACAAAGGAGGGGCTTTACCAGCACTTCAGGAGTTAGACTTGTCTTATGGAACTTTCTCTCAGTCAGCCATAGATGAGCTTCTTGCTTGCTGCACAAACCTCACTCATGTGAGCTTGAATGGTTGtttgaatatgcatgatttgaatTGGGGATGCAGTTGTGGGCAGAGTAAGAATTTGCCTGCTGGGAACACCCTATCCAGGGCAAGTTCTAATGAGAATGTTCCTGAATTAAGTGAGCAATCCCCTCGCTTGTTGCAAAACCTTAATTGTGTTGGATGTCCAAATATTAGGAAGGTTGTCATTCCATTGAGGGCAAATTGTTGtcatttgttaattttaaaccTTTCGCTCTCTGCAAATTTGAAAGAGGTTGATGTTACTTGTCTCAACCTATGCTTTCTTAATTTAAG CAATTGTTCCTCTCTAGAAATTTTGAAGCTAGAGTGTCCAAGATTGACTAGTCTATTCCTTCAG TCTTGCAATGTTGACGAGGAAGCTGTTGAAGCTGCTATATCGAAATGCAATATACTGGAGACTCTTGATGTTCGCTTTTGTCCAAAG ATAAGCTCAATGAGCATGGGAAGATTACGCACAATTTGTTCGAGTTTGAAGCGTATATTCAGCAGTTCGTCAACTTTGTTACCTTGA
- the LOC108332110 gene encoding F-box/LRR-repeat protein 15 isoform X2 has translation MERFSSYRRRSDGEGSSASAEDNRRKRARVYFDFDGAHSAIAGSSNVGKSSASAEYGDYNDIQGSSVQSNDDALRLMSSGEGSNFDEGDDSDIANVDDLVNKMDLTDDLLHMVFSFLDHSNLCKAARVCNQWRIASAHEDFWKSLNFEDRNISVEQFEDICRRYPKIATIRLSGPPSYQLVMKAVSSLRNLEALTLGRGNIMDNFFHALADCSMLRRLSINDAVLGSGIQEISVNHDRLCHLQLTKCRVMRIAVRCPQLETMSLKRSNMAQTVLNCPLLQELDIGSCHKLPDSAIRSAVTSCPQLVSLDVSNCSCVSDETLREIAQNCAHLSFLDASYCPNVSLETVRLPMLTVLKLHSCEGITSASMAAIAYSSMLEVLELDNCSLLTSVSLDLPRLQNIRLVHCRKFADLNLMTLMLSSILVSNCPVLHRINITSNSLQKLTIPKQDSLTTLALQCQSLQEVDLSECESLNNSVCNVFNDGGGCPVLKSLILDNCESLTSVQFISTSLICLSLGGCRAITNLDLTCPNLEKLVLDGCDHLERASFCPVGLSSLNLGICPKLSTLSIEAPYMVSLELKGCGVLSEAFINCPLLTSLDASFCSQLTDDCLSATTVSCPLIESLILMSCPSIGSDGLRSLFCLPNLTVLDLSYTFLVNLQPVFDSCLQLKVLKLQACKYLTETSLEPLYKGGALPALQELDLSYGTFSQSAIDELLACCTNLTHVSLNGCLNMHDLNWGCSCGQSKNLPAGNTLSRASSNENVPELTIVPL, from the exons ATGGAGAGGTTTTCGTCTTACAGGCGTCGTTCTGACGGAGAGGGCAGTTCCGCTTCAGCCGAGGACAATCGCCGGAAGCGCGCCAGAGTTTATTTTGATTTCGA tggCGCTCATTCTGCGATTGCGGGTTCTTCGAATGTTGGGAAATCCAGTGCATCTGCCGAATATGGGGATTATAATGATATTCAGGGATCGTCTGTTCAATCCAATGATGATGCTTTGCGGTTGATGTCTTCTGGTGAGGGGAGTAACTTTGATGAAGGAGATGACAGTGACATCGCAAATGTAGATGATCTAGTAAACAAGATGGATCTTACGGATGATTTGTTGCACATG GTTTTCTCCTTTTTGGATCACTCCAACCTCTGCAAAGCTGCCAGGGTTTGTAATCAGTGGAGAATTGCTAGTGCTCACGAAGACTTCtggaagagtttgaattttgaagATCGTAACATATCTGTTGAGCAAT TCGAGGACATCTGTAGGCGTTATCCTAAAATCGCAACAATCCGCTTGTCCGGTCCTCCCTCTTACCAGCTTGTCATGAAGGCCGTCTCTTCGTTAAG AAATCTTGAGGCTTTAACGTTGGGAAGAGGAAATATAATGGATAATTTTTTCCATGCTTTGGCTGATTGTTCTATGTTGAGGAGACTGAGCATCAATGATGCTGTACTTGGCAGTGGTATTCAGGAAATATCAGTTAATCACGACAGACTGTGTCATCTTCAGTTGACTAAGTGCCGTGTGATGCGTATAGCTGTCAG GTGCCCACAACTCGAAACCATGTCCTTGAAGCGCAGTAACATGGCTCAGACTGTACTCAACTGCCCCCTTTTGCAAGAGCTTGATATAGGGTCTTGCCACAAACTTCCTGATTCTGCTATTCGATCAGCTGTGACATCATGCCCGCAATTAGTTTCTTTGGACGTGTCTAATTGTTCATGTGTTAGTGATGAAACATTAAGGGAGATAGCCCAGAATTGTGCCCACCTTAGTTTTCTTGATGCATCATACTGTCCAAATGTATCCCTAGAG ACTGTTCGACTGCCAATGTTAACAGTTCTGAAGCTACACAGTTGTGAGGGCATCACTTCAGCTTCAATGGCTGCAATAGCTTATAGTTCCATGTTGGAG GTTTTGGAGCTTGACAATTGTAGCCTATTGACATCAGTGTCTTTAGATCTTCCTCGCTTGCAGAACATTAGATTGGTTCATTGTCGCAA ATTTGCCGATTTGAATTTGATGACCCTAATGCTGTCTTCTATTTTGGTGTCCAATTGTCCTGTGCTCCATCGTATAAACATCACATCAAATTCACTTCAA AAATTAACTATACCGAAGCAGGACAGCTTAACCACATTGGCTTTGCAATGCCAATCTTTGCAAGAAGTTGATCTCTCTGAATGTGAATCTTTGAATAACTCTGTATGCAATGTTTTTAATGATGGTGGGGGCTGTCCAGTGTTGAAATCATTAATTCTCGATAACTGTGAg AGTTTGACATCGGTTCAATTCATCAGTACCTCTTTAATCTGTCTTTCACTTGGTGGTTGCCGAGCAATAACTAATCTTGATCTCACATGCCCTAATCTAGAGAAACTTGTATTGGATGGCTGTGATCATTTGGAAAGAGCGTCATTTTGTCCT GTtggtctttcatctctcaatttAGGAATATGTCCAAAATTGAGTACACTCAGCATTGAAGCACCTTATATGGTTTCACTTGAGTTGAAAGGATGTGGTGTACTATCTGAAGCATTCATTAATTGTCCACTCTTAACATCTCTCGATGCTTCCTTTTGCAG CCAACTAACTGATGACTGCTTGTCTGCTACAACTGTCTCATGCCCACTGATTGAGTCATTGATACTGATGTCATGCCCATCAATTGGTTCAGACGGTCTTCGATCTTTATTTTGTCTTCCAAATTTGACTGTTCTTGACTTATCATACACTTTCTTGGTGAACTTGCAACCTGTTTTTGATTCTTGTTTACAGCTAAAG GTGTTAAAGCTGCAAGCATGCAAATATCTCACTGAAACATCACTTGAACCACTTTACAAAGGAGGGGCTTTACCAGCACTTCAGGAGTTAGACTTGTCTTATGGAACTTTCTCTCAGTCAGCCATAGATGAGCTTCTTGCTTGCTGCACAAACCTCACTCATGTGAGCTTGAATGGTTGtttgaatatgcatgatttgaatTGGGGATGCAGTTGTGGGCAGAGTAAGAATTTGCCTGCTGGGAACACCCTATCCAGGGCAAGTTCTAATGAGAATGTTCCTGAATTAA CAATTGTTCCTCTCTAG
- the LOC108329862 gene encoding cytokinin dehydrogenase 7, which translates to MLAYLEHFVHEKDAESRQDDEVASLSRALELQASIDELGPTGIASKDFGGIKSVKPLAMIRPSSAVDVARVVKAAAASPSLTVAARGNGHSVNGQAMAEKGLVLDMRALEEPFEIVWIEGTAYLDVSGGALWEDVLKRCVSEVGLAPRSWTDYLGLTVGGTLSYAGVSGQTFRYGPQTSNVTELEVVTGKGETLCCSLTQNSELFFGALGGLGQLGIITRARVVLQQAPDMVRWIRVVYSEFEEYAGDAELLVEEVEECFDYVEGFVLVNSDDPANGWPTVRLDPEQVFDPIHIPSTVGPVLYCLELGLHYGKADDPSRGRVDMDVDRLLGRLRFIPGLKFQTDVSYTEFLLRVKRVEEHAKASGTWDAPHPWLNLFVSKSDIVDFDREVFKKILKDGVDGPILVYPLLRTKWDNRQSVVVPDSDIFYIVALLRFSPPPPKGPPPELLVAQNNEIIQFCTSRGLDFKLYFPHYHSREDWMKHFGKQWTRFVERKANFDPMAILAPGQRIFSRTSQPRPIT; encoded by the exons ATGCTAGCTTATTTGGAGCACTTCGTTCACGAAAAAGATGCGGAATCCAGGCAAGACGACGAAGTTGCCAGCCTCTCCAGAGCGCTTGAACTTCAAGCCAGTATCGACGAATTGGGTCCCACCGGAATCGCCAGTAAGGATTTCGGCGGCATCAAGTCCGTGAAACCCTTGGCCATGATCAGGCCTTCCTCGGCCGTCGACGTGGCCAGAGTGGTGAAAGCCGCCGCGGCGTCTCCGAGTCTGACGGTGGCGGCGCGGGGGAACGGGCACTCGGTGAACGGGCAGGCCATGGCGGAGAAGGGACTGGTCCTCGACATGCGTGCTTTGGAGGAGCCTTTTGAGATTGTCTGGATAGAAGGCACGGCCTACTTGGACGTTTCGGGAGGGGCATTATGGGAAGACGTCCTTAAACGCTGCGTTTCGGAGGTCGGACTCGCTCCGAGGTCGTGGACTGACTATCTCGGTTTAACAGTGGGTGGAACGCTGTCCTATGCCGGCGTCAGCGGGCAAACCTTCCGTTACGGTCCTCAGACATCCAACGTAACGGAATTGGAAGTTGTGACTGGCAAAGGCGAAACGCTGTGCTGCTCCCTGACACAAAACTCTGAACTTTTCTTTGGTGCGCTCGGCGGCTTAGGACAGTTGGGTATTATTACAAGGGCTAGGGTCGTTCTTCAACAAGCTCCAGATATG GTGAGGTGGATAAGAGTAGTTTACTCTGAATTTGAGGAGTATGCTGGGGACGCAGAGTTGCtggtggaggaagtagaggaatgTTTTGATTACGTGGAAGGGTTCGTTCTGGTAAACAGTGATGACCCGGCCAATGGATGGCCCACGGTGCGATTGGACCCGGAACAAGTGTTCGACCCGATTCATATTCCTTCCACTGTTGGCCCTGTTTTATATTGCTTGGAGCTGGGTCTTCATTATGGTAAAGCGGATGATCCTTCCCGTGGCCGTGTGGATATG GATGTGGATCGATTGCTCGGACGGCTGCGATTCATTCCGGGTCTCAAGTTCCAGACGGATGTGAGCTACACGGAGTTTTTGCTTCGTGTAAAGCGCGTGGAGGAGCACGCAAAAGCCAGCGGCACCTGGGATGCGCCTCATCCTTGGCTGAATTTGTTTGTGTCCAAGTCCGACATTGTTGATTTCGATCGTGAGGTGTTCAAGAAGATTCTCAAGGACGGCGTCGATGGCCCCATTTTAGTCTACCCCCTCTTGCGAACCAA GTGGGATAATCGTCAGTCGGTGGTGGTGCCTGACAGTGACATCTTCTACATAGTAGCCTTGCTCCGATTCAGCCCACCACCTCCAAAGGGTCCACCACCCGAACTCTTGGTGGCGCAAAACAATGAGATTATTCAGTTCTGCACAAGCAGAGGCCTTGATTTCAAGCTATACTTTCCTCACTACCACTCTCGGGAGGATTGGATGAAACACTTTGGGAAACAATGGACCAGATTTGTGGAACGAAAGGCCAATTTTGATCCCATGGCTATCCTTGCGCCAGGACAGAGAATTTTCTCCAGAACCTCTCAACCTCGTCCTATCACATAA